A single region of the Wenzhouxiangella sp. XN24 genome encodes:
- the hemW gene encoding radical SAM family heme chaperone HemW has product MTAAGPEAGRANAPLGVYVHLPWCVRKCPYCDFNSHELRGKAPFDNYVECLLEDLEDDLPLVSGREVETVFFGGGTPSLCPPSLIERFLAGLATRLPVAATAEITLEANPGTVERGHFSELAAAGINRVSLGVQSFQPDLLAAIGRIHSDREAYAAIDELAGAGLGNFNLDLMFGLPGQSAHAAAADLAAAVAVAPPHLSLYQLTLEPGTPFHRRPPPLPGDDDCWTMEEHATAVLEAAGYQRYEVSAWSRPGQACRHNLNYWNYGDYLGLGAGAHGKLSLADGRVLRRQRRRRPAGWMAGPRLEEERVLGAEELLFEFMLNALRLTAGFSLRSFCTRTGLGAEAAAPGLEAGRRRGLLARTGEDHWQPTVLGRRFLNDVQGLFLPASSA; this is encoded by the coding sequence GTGACGGCCGCCGGCCCGGAAGCGGGTCGGGCGAACGCGCCCCTGGGCGTGTATGTCCACCTGCCCTGGTGTGTCAGAAAGTGCCCCTATTGTGACTTCAACAGTCACGAACTTCGGGGAAAAGCGCCGTTCGACAACTATGTCGAGTGTCTTCTCGAGGATCTCGAAGACGACCTGCCGCTGGTGTCCGGACGCGAGGTCGAGACGGTGTTTTTCGGCGGCGGCACGCCGAGCCTTTGTCCGCCGTCGTTGATCGAGCGGTTTCTTGCCGGGCTGGCGACCCGGCTGCCTGTCGCCGCCACGGCGGAGATCACCCTGGAAGCCAACCCGGGCACCGTCGAGCGCGGACATTTCAGCGAACTCGCGGCGGCGGGCATCAACCGCGTGTCGCTCGGCGTACAGAGTTTCCAGCCGGACCTGCTGGCCGCGATCGGGCGCATCCACAGCGACCGGGAAGCCTACGCGGCGATCGATGAACTCGCCGGCGCGGGCCTCGGCAACTTCAACCTGGACCTGATGTTCGGCCTGCCCGGCCAGAGCGCACACGCTGCAGCCGCGGATCTCGCCGCCGCCGTGGCCGTTGCGCCGCCCCACTTGTCCCTTTACCAGTTGACGCTCGAGCCGGGCACGCCTTTTCATCGCCGCCCCCCGCCACTGCCCGGCGACGACGACTGCTGGACGATGGAGGAACACGCGACGGCCGTCCTCGAGGCAGCCGGCTACCAGCGCTATGAAGTGTCCGCGTGGTCGCGCCCCGGCCAGGCCTGCCGGCATAACCTGAATTACTGGAATTACGGGGACTACCTGGGGCTCGGCGCGGGGGCGCACGGCAAGCTCAGCCTGGCCGACGGCCGCGTGCTGAGGCGCCAGCGGCGACGGCGTCCCGCGGGATGGATGGCGGGGCCGCGCCTCGAGGAGGAGCGCGTGCTCGGGGCAGAGGAATTGCTCTTCGAGTTCATGCTGAATGCCCTGCGCCTGACCGCGGGCTTCTCGTTGCGGTCATTCTGCACCCGCACCGGTCTCGGCGCCGAGGCGGCCGCGCCCGGCCTCGAGGCGGGCCGGCGGCGGGGCCTCCTCGCCCGCACCGGGGAAGATCACTGGCAGCCCACCGTCCTGGGGCGGCGCTTCCTGAATGACGTGCAGGGGCTTTTTCTGCCGGCATCGTCGGCCTGA
- a CDS encoding Rid family detoxifying hydrolase — translation MTRRTIATSNAPAAIGTYAQAVAAGGAIWLSGQIPLDPETMTLVEGDIEAEVRQVFRNLSAVAAAAGATLDDAVRLTVYLTDLGDFAVVNEVMAEVLRPPYPSRATVEVAGLPKGARVEVDAVLVPGT, via the coding sequence ATGACCCGTCGCACCATCGCCACCTCGAATGCGCCGGCCGCGATCGGCACCTACGCGCAGGCCGTCGCAGCCGGGGGGGCGATCTGGCTGTCCGGCCAGATCCCCCTCGACCCGGAAACCATGACCTTGGTGGAAGGCGATATCGAGGCCGAAGTGCGCCAGGTGTTCCGCAACCTCTCCGCGGTCGCGGCGGCCGCCGGCGCGACGCTCGACGACGCGGTCCGCCTGACCGTCTATCTCACCGATCTCGGTGATTTCGCCGTCGTGAACGAGGTGATGGCGGAGGTGCTTCGCCCCCCTTACCCCTCTCGCGCCACCGTGGAGGTGGCCGGCCTGCCCAAGGGCGCCCGGGTCGAGGTGGACGCCGTGCTGGTGCCCGGGACCTGA
- the rpmE gene encoding 50S ribosomal protein L31, with amino-acid sequence MKSNIHPDYQEINVVCSCGNTFTTRSTLGKELHIEVCSQCHPFYTGKQKILDSGGRVDKFRRKYGGMSA; translated from the coding sequence ATGAAGTCGAACATCCATCCCGATTACCAAGAGATCAACGTGGTCTGCAGTTGCGGCAACACGTTCACGACGCGCTCCACCCTGGGGAAAGAGCTGCACATCGAGGTCTGTTCGCAGTGCCACCCGTTCTACACGGGCAAGCAGAAGATCCTGGACAGCGGCGGCCGCGTGGACAAGTTCCGTCGCAAATACGGTGGCATGAGCGCCTGA
- the recG gene encoding ATP-dependent DNA helicase RecG: MAPAPEDSVTRLSGVGPALAARLERLGVRTVEDLVFLLPVRYEDRTRITPIGALRPGQRAVVEGEVLLTEVVRRRRAMLVVALGDATGSLTLRFFHFNARQQEALARGAKFRCFGEVRAGQRGLEMVHPEFQRPAEEEEGTLTPIYPGTEGLTQARLRQLVGLALAALGRGPAELVPADALAGRGFPTLRAALQLLHRPPPDADLAALESATHPARQRLALEELLAHQLAMRALRHRARRLAAWPLAGDDLVERFISGLPFALTAAQRRVITEVRHDLARAVPMMRLVQGDVGSGKTVVAAVAALQAVACGAQAAIMAPTELLGEQHHVNFRNWLEPLGVGVSWLSGSQPAAQRRDALARLASGEAGVAVGTHALFQDGVDFDRLALAIIDEQHRFGVHQRLALTDKGKAAGRRPHQLVMTATPIPRTLAMATYADLDTSIIDELPPGRGTVRTVAMPETRRSEIVARIRDACAAGRQAYWVCPLVEESDQLQAQAAEDTAAKLTEALPELSVGLIHGRLRAAEKEKIMRAFKGGEIHLLVATTVIEVGVDVPRASLMIIENAERMGLAQLHQLRGRVGRGEEDASCLLLYRPPLSAIATTRLAAMRDTNDGFEIARTDLELRGPGEVLGIRQTGLLGLKVADLVRDQHLMPAVRELADQMLRGPTEAVAALTRRWIGAATRYGQV; encoded by the coding sequence GTGGCCCCGGCTCCCGAAGATTCCGTCACGCGGCTCAGCGGCGTGGGACCCGCGCTCGCGGCGCGGCTCGAACGGCTCGGCGTGCGCACGGTCGAAGATCTCGTGTTCCTCCTCCCGGTCCGTTACGAGGACCGCACCCGCATCACGCCCATCGGCGCGCTGCGCCCCGGCCAGCGGGCCGTCGTCGAGGGCGAAGTGCTGCTGACGGAAGTCGTGCGGCGCCGCCGCGCCATGCTCGTGGTGGCACTGGGTGACGCCACCGGCAGCCTGACGCTGCGCTTCTTCCACTTCAATGCACGCCAGCAGGAGGCCCTGGCCAGGGGCGCGAAATTCCGCTGTTTCGGCGAGGTGCGCGCCGGGCAGCGCGGCCTGGAGATGGTGCACCCGGAATTCCAGCGGCCCGCGGAGGAAGAGGAGGGCACCCTGACCCCGATCTATCCGGGGACTGAAGGCCTGACACAGGCGCGCCTGCGGCAGCTCGTCGGGCTGGCCCTGGCCGCACTCGGGCGGGGACCCGCGGAACTCGTGCCGGCCGACGCGCTGGCGGGCCGCGGGTTCCCCACCCTGCGCGCGGCGCTGCAGCTGCTGCACCGCCCGCCGCCGGACGCCGACCTAGCCGCGCTGGAATCCGCCACCCATCCCGCTCGCCAGCGCCTGGCGCTCGAGGAACTGCTGGCTCACCAGCTCGCCATGCGCGCATTGCGCCATCGCGCGCGGCGCCTCGCGGCATGGCCGCTCGCCGGCGACGATCTCGTCGAGCGCTTCATCAGCGGCCTGCCGTTCGCGCTCACCGCCGCACAGCGGCGCGTGATCACCGAGGTGCGCCACGACCTGGCCCGGGCCGTGCCGATGATGCGCCTCGTGCAGGGCGATGTCGGCAGCGGCAAGACCGTGGTCGCCGCGGTGGCGGCTCTGCAGGCCGTCGCCTGCGGCGCGCAGGCCGCGATCATGGCGCCGACGGAACTGCTCGGCGAGCAGCATCACGTGAACTTCCGCAACTGGCTGGAGCCGCTCGGCGTGGGCGTGTCCTGGCTCTCCGGATCCCAGCCCGCCGCGCAGCGCCGGGACGCGCTGGCGCGCCTCGCATCCGGCGAGGCCGGCGTGGCGGTGGGCACGCATGCGCTGTTCCAGGACGGCGTCGATTTCGACCGGCTCGCGCTCGCGATCATCGACGAGCAGCACCGCTTCGGGGTGCACCAGCGGCTCGCGCTGACCGACAAGGGCAAGGCCGCGGGGCGCCGGCCCCACCAGCTGGTGATGACCGCCACACCGATCCCGCGCACGCTCGCGATGGCGACCTATGCCGATCTCGACACTTCGATCATCGACGAGCTGCCGCCCGGGCGCGGCACCGTGCGCACGGTGGCGATGCCCGAGACCCGCCGGAGCGAGATCGTCGCGCGCATCCGCGACGCGTGCGCCGCCGGGCGCCAGGCCTACTGGGTCTGCCCGCTCGTCGAAGAATCCGACCAGCTGCAGGCCCAGGCCGCCGAGGACACGGCGGCGAAGCTCACCGAGGCGCTGCCGGAGTTGTCCGTGGGCCTGATCCACGGGCGGCTGCGCGCCGCCGAGAAGGAAAAGATCATGCGCGCCTTCAAGGGCGGCGAGATCCACCTGCTGGTCGCCACGACCGTGATCGAGGTCGGCGTCGATGTGCCCCGTGCCAGCCTCATGATCATCGAGAACGCGGAGCGCATGGGCCTCGCGCAGCTTCACCAGTTGCGGGGCCGCGTAGGACGCGGGGAGGAGGACGCCAGCTGCCTGTTGTTATATCGCCCCCCACTGTCGGCTATCGCCACGACGCGCCTTGCGGCGATGCGCGATACCAACGACGGCTTCGAGATCGCGCGCACGGACCTCGAGTTGCGCGGCCCGGGCGAGGTCCTGGGGATTCGCCAGACGGGCCTGCTGGGGCTGAAAGTGGCCGACCTGGTGCGCGACCAGCACCTCATGCCGGCCGTGCGGGAGCTGGCCGACCAGATGCTTCGCGGACCGACGGAAGCCGTCGCGGCGCTCACCCGGCGATGGATCGGCGCGGCGACGCGTTACGGCCAGGTCTGA
- the gmk gene encoding guanylate kinase: protein MNAQNRLFVISAPSGAGKTSLVRELMAREPGLRFSISYTTRPQRNGEVDGEDYFFVSQASFRSMIAAGAFLEHARVFDHFYGTSRAQVESLLGEGYGVVLEIDWQGARQVRAAMPDSVGIFILPPSRAELERRLRSRGTDSEDVIRRRLADAATDISHWSEFRYAVVNDEFPAALQALLDIVGGKGEASRADRPELAPLAEALQA, encoded by the coding sequence TTGAATGCCCAGAACCGACTCTTCGTGATTTCCGCGCCATCCGGCGCCGGCAAGACCAGCCTGGTGCGCGAGCTGATGGCACGCGAACCCGGCCTGCGCTTCTCGATCTCCTACACCACGCGTCCGCAGCGCAACGGCGAGGTGGACGGCGAGGATTACTTTTTTGTCAGCCAGGCCTCGTTCCGCAGCATGATCGCGGCGGGCGCTTTTCTCGAGCATGCCCGCGTGTTCGATCACTTCTACGGCACGTCGCGCGCCCAGGTCGAATCGCTTCTCGGGGAGGGCTACGGCGTGGTGCTCGAGATCGACTGGCAGGGCGCGCGCCAGGTCCGGGCCGCCATGCCGGACTCCGTGGGGATTTTCATCCTGCCGCCCTCGCGCGCCGAACTCGAGCGGCGCCTGAGATCCCGCGGCACGGACAGCGAGGACGTGATCCGTCGCCGGCTGGCGGATGCCGCCACCGATATTTCGCACTGGAGCGAGTTCCGCTACGCGGTCGTCAACGACGAGTTCCCGGCGGCCCTGCAGGCGCTCCTGGACATCGTCGGCGGCAAGGGCGAGGCCAGCCGGGCGGACCGGCCGGAACTGGCGCCGCTGGCGGAAGCGCTGCAAGCCTGA
- the rdgB gene encoding RdgB/HAM1 family non-canonical purine NTP pyrophosphatase, which yields MNGVGPRVVLATGNPGKAREIGALLAPAGLEVLSQAAFGLVSADETGATFIENALLKARHAAAGSGLPAIADDSGLVVDALGGAPGIHSARYSAEGGDAANVRKLLAELEGVSEALRGARFVCVAVLLRHPADPLPIVCEGRWEGTIAGAPRGSGGFGYDPVFIPRGEKRSAAELGPGEKNRVSHRGRAFDALLERLRYAGGSPPAGRA from the coding sequence GTGAACGGCGTCGGTCCGCGGGTGGTGCTCGCCACGGGGAATCCGGGCAAGGCCCGGGAGATCGGTGCGCTGCTGGCGCCGGCCGGGCTGGAGGTCCTGTCACAGGCGGCATTCGGCCTGGTCTCGGCGGACGAGACGGGAGCGACCTTCATCGAGAACGCCCTGCTGAAGGCGCGTCATGCCGCCGCCGGCAGCGGCCTGCCGGCCATCGCCGACGATTCCGGGCTGGTGGTCGATGCGCTGGGCGGCGCGCCCGGCATTCACTCGGCACGCTACTCCGCCGAGGGCGGCGACGCGGCCAACGTGCGCAAGCTGCTGGCCGAGCTCGAGGGGGTGTCCGAGGCGCTTCGCGGGGCGCGCTTCGTGTGTGTTGCCGTCCTGCTCCGGCATCCCGCGGATCCCTTGCCGATCGTCTGCGAGGGACGCTGGGAAGGCACGATCGCCGGCGCACCCCGGGGCAGCGGCGGCTTCGGCTACGATCCCGTCTTCATCCCGCGCGGAGAAAAGCGCAGCGCAGCCGAGCTTGGGCCTGGCGAGAAGAACCGCGTCAGTCATCGTGGCCGTGCTTTCGATGCGCTTCTCGAGCGCCTGCGGTACGCCGGCGGATCGCCGCCCGCCGGGCGCGCGTGA
- the rpoZ gene encoding DNA-directed RNA polymerase subunit omega, protein MARITVEDCMQNVDNLFDLVLIAARRARQLANGAPSTLEWENDKATVLALREIAGGAINQDILDEPDPPVAVREPESFDRPIPPMGD, encoded by the coding sequence ATGGCCCGGATCACTGTCGAAGACTGCATGCAGAACGTCGATAACCTGTTCGACCTCGTCCTGATCGCGGCGCGGCGCGCCCGCCAGCTCGCCAACGGCGCACCGTCCACTCTCGAGTGGGAGAACGACAAGGCCACCGTGCTCGCCTTGCGCGAGATCGCAGGGGGCGCCATCAACCAGGACATCCTCGACGAGCCGGATCCGCCGGTGGCCGTGCGCGAACCGGAATCTTTCGATCGTCCCATCCCCCCGATGGGAGACTGA
- a CDS encoding chorismate lyase, whose translation MTSKSSLIAGTPGLSDPLAWLSADAADALPEDPGLQGWLLDVGSLTSRLRGACNDGFRLELLGEADEAVPLDARPLLDFDTARARRVRMFCGATLCVCATTLMPGVTLAGDPWLAKLGDRPLGDALLERGGIHRSAFEYTRTDPDHPLFAPALEGIDIRPAWVWARRSLFSLATGRLLVYEIFLPGLTRCRNR comes from the coding sequence ATGACCAGTAAAAGCTCTCTAATCGCCGGGACCCCCGGCCTTTCCGATCCACTGGCCTGGCTGTCCGCCGACGCCGCCGACGCGTTGCCGGAGGACCCCGGCTTGCAGGGCTGGTTGCTCGATGTCGGCTCGCTGACGTCACGCCTCCGCGGGGCCTGCAATGACGGCTTCCGGCTGGAGCTGCTGGGCGAGGCGGATGAAGCCGTTCCCCTCGACGCCCGCCCGCTCCTCGATTTCGACACGGCGCGCGCGCGCCGGGTGCGCATGTTTTGCGGCGCCACGCTGTGCGTATGCGCGACCACCCTCATGCCGGGCGTGACGCTCGCCGGGGACCCGTGGCTTGCGAAGCTCGGCGACCGGCCGCTGGGCGACGCGCTCCTCGAGCGCGGCGGCATCCACCGTTCGGCCTTCGAGTACACGCGCACCGATCCCGACCACCCGCTGTTCGCCCCGGCCCTGGAAGGCATCGACATCCGGCCCGCCTGGGTGTGGGCGCGACGCTCGCTGTTCAGCCTGGCCACGGGGCGACTGCTCGTCTACGAGATCTTCCTGCCGGGCCTGACCCGATGCCGGAACCGGTAG
- a CDS encoding PP2C family serine/threonine-protein phosphatase codes for MRFETAEVSLLGDREDNQDRATVQSTGGRLLLVVADGMGGHAGGALAAEVAVDSLCRSLAARPPTAADCREFLGAAMATAHDAVVATGEKIGLGSRPRATCAACLVCEERATWAHVGDSRVYLVRDGAIVTRTRDHTPIESLLQDGLISEEEVAGHPMRHYVEYCLGGAPEQPLVALSEVESLQVGDLVVVCSDGLWSGLSDADLAAGPDPDGALQDWLARLAGRAVRAGTPYSDNTTAAALRVLAD; via the coding sequence TTGCGCTTCGAAACAGCTGAGGTCAGTCTCCTCGGTGACCGTGAGGACAACCAGGATCGCGCCACGGTGCAGTCGACCGGAGGTCGCCTTCTGCTGGTGGTGGCGGACGGAATGGGCGGGCACGCCGGCGGCGCGCTGGCGGCCGAGGTCGCGGTCGATTCGCTGTGCCGGAGCCTGGCCGCGCGTCCGCCGACAGCTGCGGATTGCCGCGAGTTCCTCGGCGCAGCGATGGCCACGGCGCATGATGCGGTCGTCGCGACGGGAGAGAAGATCGGGCTCGGCAGCCGTCCCCGCGCCACCTGCGCCGCCTGCCTGGTGTGCGAGGAGCGCGCCACCTGGGCGCACGTCGGCGATTCGCGAGTCTACCTGGTGCGTGATGGCGCGATCGTGACCCGCACGCGCGATCACACGCCCATCGAGAGCCTGTTGCAGGACGGCCTCATCAGCGAGGAGGAGGTGGCCGGGCACCCGATGCGCCACTACGTGGAGTATTGCCTCGGGGGTGCGCCTGAGCAGCCGCTGGTGGCGTTATCCGAGGTGGAATCGCTGCAGGTCGGCGACCTCGTGGTGGTGTGCTCCGACGGCTTGTGGTCGGGGTTGAGCGACGCCGACCTGGCCGCCGGTCCGGACCCCGACGGCGCGCTCCAGGACTGGCTGGCGCGTCTCGCCGGGCGCGCCGTGCGCGCCGGCACGCCCTACAGTGACAACACGACCGCCGCGGCGCTGCGCGTCCTGGCGGATTGA
- the rph gene encoding ribonuclease PH — protein MRPSDRRPDELRPVQFERGFQRHAEGSVLITCGATRVLCSASIEERVPPFLKGKGQGWVTAEYGMLPRSTHTRNPREAARGRQGGRTLEIQRLIGRSLRAVLDLSALGERTVTVDCDVLEADGGTRTAAITGAYVALADALRSLRRRKVLHADPLHGQIAAVSVGVYRGVPVLDLDYAEDSEAETDMNVVMNEAGAFVEIQGTAEGHAFRRSELDQLLDLAGSGIATLLSLQQAALRG, from the coding sequence TTGAGACCCAGTGATCGACGACCCGACGAGTTACGCCCCGTGCAGTTCGAGCGCGGCTTCCAGCGCCATGCGGAAGGTTCCGTGCTGATCACCTGCGGCGCCACGCGGGTGTTGTGCTCCGCGAGCATCGAGGAGCGTGTGCCGCCGTTTCTCAAGGGCAAGGGCCAGGGCTGGGTGACGGCCGAGTACGGCATGTTGCCGCGTTCCACGCACACCAGGAATCCGCGCGAGGCCGCCCGCGGCCGCCAGGGGGGCCGCACGCTGGAAATCCAGCGCCTCATCGGTCGCAGCCTGCGGGCGGTCCTCGATCTCAGCGCGTTGGGCGAGCGCACGGTCACGGTCGATTGCGACGTGCTGGAGGCGGACGGCGGGACGCGCACCGCAGCGATCACCGGCGCCTACGTCGCGCTGGCGGATGCCCTGCGCAGCCTGCGGCGGCGCAAAGTGCTGCACGCGGATCCCCTGCACGGCCAGATCGCGGCCGTGTCCGTCGGCGTGTACCGGGGCGTCCCGGTGCTCGACCTCGACTATGCCGAGGACTCGGAGGCGGAGACCGACATGAATGTCGTCATGAACGAGGCCGGTGCTTTCGTCGAGATCCAGGGAACGGCCGAAGGCCACGCATTCCGCCGCTCGGAGCTCGACCAGCTGCTGGATCTCGCCGGCAGCGGCATCGCGACGCTGCTGTCGCTGCAACAGGCGGCGTTGCGCGGGTGA
- a CDS encoding bifunctional (p)ppGpp synthetase/guanosine-3',5'-bis(diphosphate) 3'-pyrophosphohydrolase, translating to MDYAASFLARLPKRKRSIGLDRLNRRMERYLSAEQVRQVMDAYEFAAKAHEGQQRYSGEPYISHPVAVATILADLKLDAQTLMSALLHDVIEDTGVPKEHIAERFGEEVAELVDGVSKLDKIEFRSRAEAQAESFRKMLLAMVGDMRVILVKLADRTHNMRTLWIMPPEKRRRIARETLEIYAPIANRLGMNTIRLELEDLGFRCLHPYRYRVLERALKRAQGTHKQIIQKISRRFDDGLGEAGIDARVAGREKHIYSIYRKMRDKKLALNEIVDVYGLRIVVESVDDCYRALGIVHKCYKPMPGRFKDYIAIPRVNGYQSLHTTLFGPGGLPCEVQIRTDDMDRVAESGIAAHWLYKSGNAPAAQPEVRAREWLANLMEMEEGGSSEEFLESVKIDLFPDKVYVFTPKGDIVRLPRGSTCVDFAYAVHTGVGNRCVAARVDRRPVPLRTVLKNGQTVQIVTARGASPNPAWVNFVVTAKARMAIRNFLKNLQRHEATDLGKRLLDNALREFKLTLRKVPDERMKATLELLGCNEVQELYEQIGLGERMASLVARRLLPEEADKRGGEQAAPLTIAGTEGMVVTYGRCCHPIPGDTVFGYLSAGRGIVIHRDDCGNLTEFRKQPDKWLAVEWERKLNRTFPVEVRAEVRNRLGVLAAVAANISSTETNIEHVQVVERDGDSSSLIFLLQVDGRAQLERVLRSIRAMPDVLSVGRTNT from the coding sequence GTGGACTACGCAGCTTCCTTCCTGGCTCGACTGCCGAAAAGGAAGCGGTCCATTGGGCTCGACCGCCTCAACCGGCGGATGGAGCGCTACCTGTCGGCCGAACAGGTCCGCCAGGTCATGGACGCCTACGAGTTCGCCGCCAAGGCCCACGAGGGCCAGCAACGCTACTCCGGCGAGCCCTATATCTCCCACCCGGTGGCGGTGGCCACCATCCTCGCCGACCTGAAGCTGGACGCGCAGACGCTGATGTCGGCGCTGCTGCACGACGTCATCGAAGATACCGGGGTCCCGAAAGAGCACATCGCGGAGCGCTTCGGCGAGGAGGTCGCCGAACTCGTCGACGGCGTCAGCAAGCTGGACAAGATCGAGTTCCGCAGCCGCGCCGAGGCCCAGGCCGAGAGTTTCCGCAAGATGCTGCTCGCCATGGTGGGCGACATGCGGGTGATCCTGGTCAAGCTCGCGGACCGCACGCACAACATGCGGACGCTGTGGATCATGCCGCCGGAGAAACGCCGCAGGATCGCGCGCGAGACCCTCGAGATCTACGCCCCCATCGCCAACCGGCTCGGGATGAACACCATCCGCCTCGAGCTGGAAGACCTGGGGTTCCGCTGCCTGCACCCCTATCGTTACCGGGTGCTGGAAAGAGCGCTGAAACGGGCGCAGGGCACGCACAAGCAGATCATCCAGAAAATCAGCCGGCGCTTCGACGACGGTCTCGGGGAAGCGGGGATCGACGCGCGGGTCGCAGGGCGCGAAAAACACATCTACAGCATCTACCGGAAGATGCGCGACAAGAAGCTCGCCCTCAACGAGATCGTCGACGTGTACGGGCTGCGCATCGTCGTCGAGAGCGTCGACGACTGCTATCGGGCGCTCGGCATCGTGCACAAGTGCTACAAGCCGATGCCCGGCCGCTTCAAGGACTACATCGCCATTCCGCGCGTCAACGGCTACCAGTCGCTGCACACGACGCTGTTCGGCCCCGGCGGGCTCCCCTGCGAGGTGCAGATCCGCACCGATGACATGGATCGCGTGGCGGAGTCGGGCATCGCGGCCCACTGGCTCTACAAGAGCGGCAACGCGCCGGCCGCGCAGCCCGAGGTGCGTGCGCGGGAGTGGCTGGCCAACCTGATGGAGATGGAGGAAGGCGGCAGCTCCGAGGAATTCCTCGAGAGCGTCAAGATCGACCTGTTCCCCGACAAGGTCTACGTGTTCACACCCAAGGGCGACATCGTCCGCCTGCCGCGCGGCTCGACCTGCGTCGATTTCGCCTACGCGGTGCATACGGGCGTCGGCAACCGCTGCGTCGCCGCGCGCGTGGATCGCCGCCCGGTGCCGCTGCGCACGGTGCTCAAGAACGGCCAGACCGTGCAGATCGTGACGGCACGCGGCGCCTCGCCGAACCCCGCCTGGGTGAACTTCGTCGTGACCGCCAAGGCGCGCATGGCGATCCGGAATTTTCTCAAGAACCTGCAGCGCCACGAGGCGACCGACCTGGGCAAGCGGCTGCTCGACAATGCCTTGCGCGAGTTCAAGCTCACGCTCCGCAAGGTGCCGGACGAGCGCATGAAGGCCACGCTCGAGCTGCTCGGCTGCAACGAGGTGCAGGAACTCTACGAGCAGATCGGCCTCGGGGAACGCATGGCCTCGCTGGTGGCGCGCCGCCTCTTGCCGGAGGAAGCCGACAAGCGGGGCGGCGAACAGGCCGCGCCGCTGACGATCGCGGGCACGGAAGGGATGGTCGTGACTTACGGTCGCTGCTGCCATCCCATTCCCGGCGACACGGTCTTCGGTTACCTGAGCGCCGGCCGCGGCATCGTCATCCACCGCGACGATTGCGGCAACCTCACCGAGTTCCGCAAGCAACCGGACAAGTGGCTCGCGGTCGAATGGGAACGCAAGCTGAACCGCACCTTTCCCGTGGAGGTGCGCGCCGAGGTGCGCAACCGGCTCGGCGTGCTGGCGGCGGTCGCGGCGAATATTTCCTCGACCGAGACCAATATCGAGCACGTCCAGGTCGTGGAACGCGACGGCGACAGTTCGTCCCTGATCTTCCTGCTGCAGGTCGACGGCCGCGCCCAGCTCGAGCGCGTGCTGCGCAGCATCCGCGCGATGCCGGACGTGCTGTCCGTCGGCCGCACCAATACCTGA
- a CDS encoding YicC/YloC family endoribonuclease, producing MTGFSRTECDAPWGSLAWELRSVNHRYLETGLRLPEELRALESRFRQQVAGRLKRGKVDCALRVNWDAAGARALALDLELAERVADAAEKIRARVGALAMPGTIDLLRWPGVVREAERDVEPVAELAAEALDRALAELDAARRREGERLGEVLAERCAAIGQLVAQVRLLLPQIRSGLRARLLERLAGLDLETDPQRLEQELAIQLGKMDVDEELDRLDSHVAEVRRILSGEDEEANGRRLDFLMQEFNREANTLGSKSVDAETTRIAVELKVLIEQMREQVQNIE from the coding sequence ATGACCGGTTTCTCGCGTACCGAGTGCGATGCACCCTGGGGCTCGCTGGCCTGGGAGCTGCGCTCGGTCAACCACCGATACCTGGAGACCGGGCTGCGCCTCCCCGAGGAATTGCGCGCACTGGAGTCGCGCTTCCGCCAGCAGGTCGCGGGGCGGCTGAAGCGCGGCAAGGTCGATTGCGCCCTGCGGGTGAACTGGGACGCCGCGGGCGCCCGGGCCCTCGCGCTGGACCTCGAACTGGCCGAGCGCGTCGCCGACGCCGCGGAGAAGATCCGCGCTCGCGTCGGGGCGCTGGCCATGCCGGGCACCATCGATCTCTTGCGCTGGCCCGGGGTGGTGCGCGAGGCCGAACGCGACGTCGAACCCGTCGCCGAGCTCGCCGCCGAGGCGCTCGACCGGGCGCTCGCCGAACTCGATGCGGCCCGCCGGCGCGAGGGCGAACGCCTCGGCGAGGTGCTCGCGGAGCGCTGTGCGGCCATCGGCCAGCTCGTGGCACAGGTCCGCCTCCTGTTGCCGCAGATCCGCAGCGGCCTGCGCGCGCGACTCCTGGAAAGGCTCGCGGGCCTCGACCTGGAGACGGATCCCCAGCGCCTCGAGCAGGAACTCGCCATCCAGCTCGGCAAGATGGACGTGGACGAGGAACTGGACCGGCTCGACAGCCACGTCGCCGAAGTCCGGCGCATCCTGTCGGGCGAGGACGAGGAGGCCAACGGTCGCCGGCTGGATTTCCTCATGCAGGAATTCAACCGGGAAGCGAATACGCTCGGCTCCAAGTCCGTGGACGCCGAGACCACGCGGATCGCGGTAGAGCTGAAGGTCCTGATCGAACAGATGCGCGAGCAGGTCCAGAACATCGAGTGA